GTCAAGCCCGACGTGCGCGTCATCAACGCCGCCCGCGGCGGGATCGTCGACGAGGACGCCCTCTACCAGGCCCTCAAGGAGGGCCGGGTCGGCGGCGCCGGCATCGACGTCTTCAGCAAGGAGCCGTGCACCGACAGCCCGCTGTTCGAATTCGAGAACGTCGTGGTCGCCCCGCACCTGGGCGCGAGCACCCACGAGGCGCAGGAGAAGGCCGGCACGCAGGTCGCCCGTTCGGTGAAGCTCGCGCTGTCGGGTGAGTTCGTACCCGACGCGGTGAACGTGCAGGGCGGCGCCGTGGCCGAGGACGTCAAGCCGGGCCTGCCGCTGGCCGAGAAGCTGGGCCGCATCTTCACCGCGCTCGCCGCGGGCGTCGCCAGCCGCATCGACGTGGAGATCCGCGGTGAGATCGCCGCGCACGACGTCAAGGTCGTGGAGCTCGCCGCCCTCAAGGGCGTCTTCGGCGACGTCGTCGAGGAGGCCGTCACCTACGTCAACGCGCCGCTGCTGGCCAAGGAGCGCGGCGTCGAGGTGAACCTGGTGACCAGCGAGGACAGCCCCGACTGGCGCAACGTCATCCGGGTGCACGGCACCATGGCCGACGGCCAGCGGGTGTCGGTGTCCGGCACGCTCACCGGCCCGCGCCAGGCCGAGAAGCTCGTCGAGCTCAACGGCTACAGCATGGAGATCTCGCTCAGCGAGCACATGGCGTTCTTCTCCTACGACGACCGGCCGGGCATCGTCGGCACGGTCGGCGCGCTGCTCGGCGAGGCCGCCGTCAACATCGCCGGCATGCAGGTCAGCCGGGACCAGGAGGGCGGCAGGGCGCTCATCACCCTGACCGTCGACTCCGCCATCCCCGAGGAGACCCTGGCCGCCATCTCCACCGAGATCGGCGCCGGGACCACCCGCCGGGTGGACCTCGACTGACCTCCGGCTCGCATCGCCGAGCGCAGGGGTCCCCGCGGCACCGCGGGGACCCCTGCGCGTTTCACCGGGGAGGACGGCTGGCGATTTACTTTGCCGTCCGATATTCTGTCTTCCTAGGAGATGGGCTCTCAGTGATGACGCTGAGACCCGCGCACCGCGCCGCCCCCGCATCGATCTGGAGAGAGCGGCGAACGTCCCGGTCAGGCGATCCCACCGGAACCCGCGCGGCCCTCTTCCTCCGTGTGTGTTCACGCCCCGTGATCGGGAGGACCCCGTCGGCGTGTCGGCACGGACGTTCACTCCATCGGTTCCGTCCGAACCCACTCGCCTCGTTTCGAGGAGGATCGCCATGTACGACACCGCGCCGTCGCCCACCACGTCCGACGACGACGACGAAGCCACCCGCGCCCTGCAGGCCGCGCTGGACCGCCGCGACAACGGTGGTTCCACGGGTCACTGACTCCGTCAGGCTCCGAGCTGGGTAGTCTTGTCTCACCATGTTTCCGCTCGTCTCACCATGTGAGAGGGAGCTCCCGGCGCCCGCGCCCGCCGCCGGCGCCGGCATTGGCCAGACCCAGACACCGCCCGAGTAGAGGCAAGGCTCTTATGGCTGCTCGCACCGTGAAGTTGGCCGTCATCCCCGGTGACGGCATCGGCCCCGAGGTCGTCGCCGAAGGACTCAAGGTCCTCTCGGCCGTCGCCCCCCGGCACGATCTCGCCCTCGACGCCACCGAGTACGAACTCGGCGCCAAGCGGTGGCACGCCACCGGCGAGACGCTCCCCGACTCGGTGGAGGAGGAGCTGCGCGGGCACGAGGCCATCTTCCTCGGCGCCGTGGGCGATCCCTCGGTGCCCAGCGGTGTGCTGGAGCGCGGCCTGCTGCTGCGCCTGCGCTTCAACCTCTCGCACTACGTCAACCTGCGTCCCGTGCGGCTCTACCCCGGCGTGAGCACCCCGCTGGCCGACGCGGCCCCCGAGGACGTCGACATGCTGGTCGTGCGCGAGGGCACCGAGGGCCCCTACGCCGGCATGGGCGGCGTGCTGCGCAAGGGCACCCCCGGCGAGATCGCCACACAGGACAGCGTCAACACCCGCTTCGGCGTCGAGCGCGTCGTCCGCTACGCCTTCGGCAAGGCCGCCGCGCGCCCGCGCAAGAAGCTCACCCTGGTCCACAAGGACAACGTGCTGACCTTCGCCGGCGAGCTGTGGCAGCGCGTCGTGCGCGAGGTCGGCGCGGAGTACTCGGACGTCTCCGTCGACTACCTGCACGTCGACGCCGCCTCCATGTTCTTCGTGACCCAGCCGCGGCGCTTCGACGTCGTCGTCACCGACAACCTCTTCGGCGACATCATCACCGACCTCGGCGCGGCCATCGCCGGCGGCATCGGCCTGGCCGCCAGCGGCAACATCAACCCCGAGCCCGAGTTCCCCAGCATGTTCGAGCCGGTGCACGGCTCGGCCCCCGACATCGCCGGCCAGAGCAAGGCCGACCCCACCGCGACCGTCCTGTCCGCGGCCATCATGCTGGACCACCTCGGCTACGCCGACGCCGCCCGCCAGGTCGAGCAGGCGGTCGGCGAGGACCTGCAGGCCCGGGCGAAGGACGCCACCGTGCGCTCCACCGCCCAGATCGGCGACGACATCGCCGCGCGAGTAGCCACGCAGGGCTGAGGCACGCCTCGGCCCTGCCGGTTCAGCGGCGCGCCGAGGCACACGGACATCCCCATGCTGCGACGGGCGCGCCCCACGGCGCGCCCGTCGTCATGTCCGGGGAGAAACCCCGCTATGGCCCAGGGCACGTCGTTTCCGTCACACTAGATCTCGGGTCGGCAGTGCTGCCGACCCGATGTACCCGAGAGGACCTACTTGCCAATGAACAGCAGCACCACCACAAGCGGGTTGACGTTCGACATCCAGCCCTCGGCCCAGCGGAAGACCCCGCAGGAGCGAGCGGCACTGCTGGAGAGCCCCGGGTTCGGCAACGTGTTCACCGACCACATGGTCACCATCCGCTACAGCGAGGACAAGGGCTGGTACGACGCACGGCTGGAGCCCTACGGCCCCATCCCGCTCGACCCGGCCACGGCCGCCCTGCACTACGCCCAGGAGATCTTCGAGGGGTTGAAGGCCTACCGGCACCCCGACGGCTCGATCGCCTGCTTCCGCCCCGAGGCCAACGCCGCGCGGCTCAACCGCAGCGCCCGCCGCATGGCAATGCCGGAGCTGCCGGAGGAGCTGTTCACCGGCGCCATCGAGACGCTGCTCGAACACGACGGCGACTGGGTGCCGACCAAGGCCGACAACAGCCTCTACCTCCGTCCCTTCATGTTCGCCACCGACGTCGGCCTCGGCGTCAACCACCCTTCGCGCAACTACCTGTTCATCCTCATCGCCTCGCCCTCCGGCTCCTACTTCTCCGGCGGCGTCAAGCCGGTGACGGTCTGGCTGAGCGAGGACTACACCCGCGCCGCGCCGGGCGGCACCGGTGAGGCCAAGTTCGCCGGCAACTACGCCGCGAGCTTCCTGGCCCAGGCGCAG
This sequence is a window from Spinactinospora alkalitolerans. Protein-coding genes within it:
- a CDS encoding 3-isopropylmalate dehydrogenase, with protein sequence MAARTVKLAVIPGDGIGPEVVAEGLKVLSAVAPRHDLALDATEYELGAKRWHATGETLPDSVEEELRGHEAIFLGAVGDPSVPSGVLERGLLLRLRFNLSHYVNLRPVRLYPGVSTPLADAAPEDVDMLVVREGTEGPYAGMGGVLRKGTPGEIATQDSVNTRFGVERVVRYAFGKAAARPRKKLTLVHKDNVLTFAGELWQRVVREVGAEYSDVSVDYLHVDAASMFFVTQPRRFDVVVTDNLFGDIITDLGAAIAGGIGLAASGNINPEPEFPSMFEPVHGSAPDIAGQSKADPTATVLSAAIMLDHLGYADAARQVEQAVGEDLQARAKDATVRSTAQIGDDIAARVATQG
- the serA gene encoding phosphoglycerate dehydrogenase; protein product: MPKPVVLVAEELSPAGIALLEEDFDVRSTDGADRSQLLPALADVDALIVRSATKVDAEALAAAPKLKVVARAGVGLDNVDVEAATKVGVLVVNAPTSNIVSAAEQAINLLLASARNTAPAHNALINGEWKRSKYTGVELYDKTVGVVGLGRIGVLVAQRLSAFGTKLIAYDPFVQPARAAQIGVEVVTLDELLERSDFITVHLPKNKDTLGLIGEEALRKVKPDVRVINAARGGIVDEDALYQALKEGRVGGAGIDVFSKEPCTDSPLFEFENVVVAPHLGASTHEAQEKAGTQVARSVKLALSGEFVPDAVNVQGGAVAEDVKPGLPLAEKLGRIFTALAAGVASRIDVEIRGEIAAHDVKVVELAALKGVFGDVVEEAVTYVNAPLLAKERGVEVNLVTSEDSPDWRNVIRVHGTMADGQRVSVSGTLTGPRQAEKLVELNGYSMEISLSEHMAFFSYDDRPGIVGTVGALLGEAAVNIAGMQVSRDQEGGRALITLTVDSAIPEETLAAISTEIGAGTTRRVDLD
- a CDS encoding branched-chain amino acid aminotransferase, with amino-acid sequence MNSSTTTSGLTFDIQPSAQRKTPQERAALLESPGFGNVFTDHMVTIRYSEDKGWYDARLEPYGPIPLDPATAALHYAQEIFEGLKAYRHPDGSIACFRPEANAARLNRSARRMAMPELPEELFTGAIETLLEHDGDWVPTKADNSLYLRPFMFATDVGLGVNHPSRNYLFILIASPSGSYFSGGVKPVTVWLSEDYTRAAPGGTGEAKFAGNYAASFLAQAQAVEKGCDQVVWLDAVEHRWVEEMGGMNLCFVFGSGENARILTPGLTGTLLPGITRDSLLKLAPELGIPAEEGRISTEQWREAAASGELTEVFACGTAAVITPVAHVKGSQGEFQIGDGTPGPVTMLLRDELVGLQYGHRSDSHGWVRRLG